Genomic window (Aquimarina sp. BL5):
AAAGTATTACCTACTACGCTTTTAAAAAGAGAATTAAAGTTAGTTAGAGGTTTGGCTAAGAAAATTATCAAGGATGTAGCGAAAGATTATTCTTTAGAACAATTATCCGAAGAAACAGGTTTACCTCAGGCAAAGCTTCAGGAAGGATTTAAATTATTATATGCTAGAACGGTAACAGAATATATTCGACACGTACGATTAGAAGCTGCCAGGGATTTGATACGAACAACTGACATGAATATTTCAGAGATTGTTTATTCTATAGGATTTAGTAGTAGAAGTTATTTCTCTAAAATTTTTAAAGAAAAGTATGATATTAGCCCTAATAATTTCAAAAACAGAACTGAATTGCCTTTAGACGAAGTCGTAGGTGTGTCCTAACGATACTATTTAAAGAACTTTTTAATCAGATAAAATATACTATATTTCTTTACCGCACTAAGAACTGTGGAAACCCACTGATACGGTTGTAAATCATCTTTGAACTCAGATTTTAGAAGTTTCATTTCTTCTAAGGATATTTGACGTTGTAAACTCAATTTACGCAGATCTTGTTCTATTTCCTTGAATGAAGTGTATGTCTTTTTCATAGCGTTAATCAAAAAATTCTTGAGACATTTTTCTTATAATGTTTTTATCAATTTTTTGGCGAATAAGATATGCTATACCTGTAATAGTAAACAGTGCTGCAGCCACTATTAAACAAGCTAATGCAGTACTGCCAATAAGTTGTCCTAGCCAAATTGCTCCCGACACCGTCAAGAATATTAATCCAAGGAAAAGCAAGCCACCAATAATGGCCAGCTTGCTTAAGAATGAAAATGCTCTTGCCAATTGCTGGAAAGCTTTAAGCTTATAATATTCTTGAGAGGCTTTTACATACTTTTCTCCAGAATCAAAAGCTTTATTAGAGGTTTCGTTTAATGCGTTAATTACTCCCATTACGATTTTTGTAATTTCTTGTTCTTAGCTTTCAGCTCGCTTAATTTTTTTTCAAGGGAAGTAATAACATCATCTGCTTTATAACTTGCATCAGAAACTAGAGACTCAATTTTGGTGTCTAACGTTTCTTTTTGGGTAGATACAGTATCTGCTATCTGATGTTTTAAACTAGAAGCTTCTCTTGCTAAATGATCTTTGGTCGCTTGCGCTTCATCTGCTAATCTTTTTCTGGTATTTACACCTTTATCTGGCGCAAATAGAATCCCTAAGGCTGCACCAATTGCGGTTCCTGCCAAAATTCCTAAAAATGTATTTCCACTATTACTCATTGTTATTGTTTTTTATGTTGTTAAAATATTTATTACAAAATTCATCAAAAATAGTTGTAAGCTTTGACTCAAACCATAAGGATGTTAACGGAAATGATTTTTGGCAAACGAACTAACATTTATATCAAAAGCGTTCATCCTTTTACATCTCTCAATCTATCTTTGGAATGTAGTTAAAATGATGTTGGATGGCAAGTACAATCACAAGAATTTAACCTTCTACAGGAGAAATTATCGTATTTACGTAAATGATGTTGGTACTTCCGTGAAAAATGTAGGAAGCATGTTCTGCTCAAAGATTATTTTTTGTTGGTATTGAGATTACAGGATACGGTAGAGAATTT
Coding sequences:
- a CDS encoding phage holin family protein, with protein sequence MGVINALNETSNKAFDSGEKYVKASQEYYKLKAFQQLARAFSFLSKLAIIGGLLFLGLIFLTVSGAIWLGQLIGSTALACLIVAAALFTITGIAYLIRQKIDKNIIRKMSQEFFD
- a CDS encoding DUF6327 family protein; this translates as MKKTYTSFKEIEQDLRKLSLQRQISLEEMKLLKSEFKDDLQPYQWVSTVLSAVKKYSIFYLIKKFFK
- a CDS encoding YtxH domain-containing protein, which produces MSNSGNTFLGILAGTAIGAALGILFAPDKGVNTRKRLADEAQATKDHLAREASSLKHQIADTVSTQKETLDTKIESLVSDASYKADDVITSLEKKLSELKAKNKKLQKS